A part of Anser cygnoides isolate HZ-2024a breed goose chromosome 15, Taihu_goose_T2T_genome, whole genome shotgun sequence genomic DNA contains:
- the RBBP6 gene encoding E3 ubiquitin-protein ligase RBBP6 isoform X3 — protein MSCVHYKFSSKLNYDTVTFDGLHISLCDLKRQIMAREKLKAADCDLQITNAQTKEEYTDDNALIPKNSSVIVRRIPIGGVKATSKTYVMTPKSHKILETAFRSRTEPVSGTSKAIDDSSASISLAQLTKTANLAEANASEEDKIKAMMSQSGHEYDPINYMKKPLGPPPPSYTCFRCGKPGHYIKNCPTNGDKNFESVPRIKKSTGIPRSFMMEVKDPNTKGAMLTNTGKYAIPTIDAEAYAIGKKEKPPFLPEDPSSSSEEDDPIPDELLCLICKDIMTDAVVIPCCGNSYCDECIRTALLESEEHTCPTCHQTDVSPDALIANKFLRQAVNNFKNETGYTKRLRKIQQQQQQQPPPPPPPPPPLMRQTITRNLQPLMRPTISRQQDPLMIPLASLSSHSAALAPGQPVAAALPVNPSSVIVSDLPPAVSLSLRAEKPDGPFHDADAVIPPALMTAAELSKSSPLSISSLLEEKGYQVPVLRQPALQSLLGPQGQSIPTTGHPMRAGTIRSAGGRPGWELSSNRGRPHSERTQRTQAPTLPASAPVFVPVPPPPLYPPPPHALPLPPGVPPPQFPPQFPPGQPPSAGYTVPPPGYPPAPANMSSAWVPTAVPTAHSNTIPTTQAPPLSREEFYREQRRLKEESKSPYSASSYSRSSYTYSKSRSGSSRSRSYSRSFSRSHSRSYSRSPPYPRRGKGKSRNYRSRSRSHGYHRSRSRSPPYRRYHSRSRSPVFRGQSPTKRTIPQGEGEREYFNRYREVPPYDIKAYYGRSVDFRDPFEKERYREWERNYREWYEKFYKGYAVGAQPRPPVNRENFSPDRFGPPGTRRENSPYARGRREDYAGGQSHRNRNIAGNYPEKLSGRESHGIKDPTKSKEKEVENPLGDGKGNKHKKHRKRRKGDENEGFPTAELLDSARKPREPGTAEDVKTDSLFMLPSRDDATPVRDEPMEADSIAFKPVSEKEKKEKDKPKAKIDKAKRKAEVAAPPKKDNIIKPAKASQEKVDADREKSPRIEPPVKKVKEELPKADSVKTSSSQKDEKATGTPRKVHPKVTKDHPETRPAKEEKTKKDHTKEIKSEKPSNKEDKSKKTVEKGKPSDAKAEKRKRKADEKVDKEHEATSIKASKPESAESKTSPKGKTEPDGEKGERTPEKDKSAFLTTPAKKIKLNRETGKKIVSGENVPPVKEPVEKAEPSSSKVKQEKVKGKARRKVTAADGSGSTLVDYTSTSSTGGSPVRKSEEKPDTKRTVIKTMEEYNNDITAPAEDVIIMIQVPQSKWDKDDFESEEEDIKSTQPPSNIGKPASVVKNVSSKPSNPVKHNEKETELLEKTQKTTKELSYESSQHDAKSSKSSMSNEKGKTKERDHSLSDKDASEKRKSSVQPEKDHSERATEQGNGKNISQSSKDGRSSDKHDSGRGSTAKDFTPNRDKKSDHDSNREHSSSKRRDEKSELARRKDSPSRNRESTSGQKSKPRDERAESSKKGTGDSKRSSYSPPRDRKQSDHKTTHDSKRSLEEHKPLDKNSGKEKEKEKEKEKEKEKEKEKEKEKEKEKEKEKEKEKEKEKEKEKEKEKEKEKEKEKEKEKEKEKEREKEKEKEKEREKEKEKEREKEKEKEKEKEKEKEKEREKEKEKEKEKEKEKEKEKEKEREREKEREKEKEKEREKEKEKEKEKEKEKEKEREKEKEKEREKEKEKEEKEKEKDKHVSEIKSNKEKELGCNKPPLRQESPDAKNEKENMTGQNDKTGVKPKPQVSNPSRLSSDPTRETDEAAFVPDYNESDSESNVSAKDEETVGKNSKELKEKAVDKVKEDTAAPATVDQPEAGRSQSQSSPSVSRSRSQSPSESQTRSHSSSASSGESQDSKKKKKKKEKKKHKKHKKHKKHKKHTGNESELEKSQKHKHKKKKSKKSKDKEKDDQKVKSVTI, from the exons aatacaCAGACGATAATGCCCTGATTCCTAAGAACTCGTCAGTAATTGTTAGAAGAATCCCTATTGGAGGAGTTAAAGCTACCAGCAAAACATACGTTAT gACTCCTAAATCGCACAAAATCCTAGAAACTGCTTTCAG aaGTCGAACTGAACCAGTGAGTGGAACATCAAAAGCA attgatgactcttctgCATCTATTTCTCTGGCCCAGCTTACtaag ACTGCCAATCTGGCTGAAGCCAATGCTTCCgaagaagataaaataaaagctatgaTGTCACAGTCTGGCCATGAATATGATCCAATCAA TTACATGAAGAAACCCTTGGGTCCACCTCCACCATCATATACTTGCTTTCGTTGTGGAAAACCTGGCCACTATATCAAGAACTGCCCAACAAATGGG GACAAAAATTTTGAGTCCGTTCCCAGGATTAAAAAGAGCACAGGAATTCCCAGAAGTTTCATGATGGAAGTGAAAGATCCTAACACAAAGGGTGCTATGCTaacaaacactggaaaatatgCAATACCAACAATTGATGC ggAAGCTTATGCtataggaaagaaagagaagcctCCTTTCTTGCCAGAGgatccatcctcctcctctgaaGAAGATGATCCTATTCCAGATGAGTTGTTGTGTCTGATTTGTAAAGATATAATGACAGATGCGGTTGTTATTCCCTGCTGTGGAAACAGTTACTGTGATGAAT GTATCAGAACAGCATTACTGGAATCTGAGGAACATACATGCCCAACATGTCATCAAACAGATGTGTCTCCTGATGCTTTAATTGCCAACAAGTTCTTACGCCAG GCTGTGAACAACTTCAAAAATGAAACTGGCTACACCAAAAGACTCCGTAAGATtcagcagcaacaacagcagcagccgccaccaccgccaccacctccaccaccactgATGAGACAAACAATAACACGCAACCTGCAGCCTCTAATGAGGCCAACAATTTCCAGACAGCAAGATCCACTAATGATTCCATTAGCTTCTCTGTCTTCTCATTCTGCTGCTTTGGCCCCTGGTCAGCCTGTGGCAGCTGCGCTGCCAGTAAATCCGTCTTCTGTCATTGTCTCTGATCTCCCTCCAGCAGTGTCGCTGTCTCTCCGCGCTGAAAAGCCAGATGGACCTTTTCA tgatGCAGATGCTGTTATACCTCCTGCTCTGATGACCGCCGCTGAACTTTCTAAATCTTCCCCTCTGTCAATCAGCAGTTTGTTGGAAGAAAAg GGTTATCAGGTTCCTGTACTAAGACAACCAGCATTACAAAGTCTTCTGGGCCCACAAGGACAATCAATACCCACAACTG GTCATCCCATGAGAGCCGGTACAATTCGCTCGGCAGGCGGCAGGCCAGGTTGGGAACT AAGTTCAAATCGAGGACGCCCGCATAGTGAACGTACACAAAGGACTCAGGCCCCAACACTGCCAGCATCAGCACCAGTCTTTGTGCCTGTGCCTCCACCTCCCTTGTATCCTCCACCTCCCCATGCACTTCCTCTTCCACCGGGGGTACCGCCACCACAGTTTCCTCCTCAGTTTCCACCTGGTCAGCCTCCATCAGCTGGGTACACTGTCCCCCCTCCAGGATatcccccagctcctgcaaaCATGTCATCAGCTTGGGTACCAACAGCAGTACCAACGGCTCATTCAAATACCATCCCAACGACACAAGCACCTCCTTTATCTAGGGAGGAGTTTTACAGAGAACAACGGAGACTTAAAGAGGA gtccAAGTCTCCCTATAGTGCTTCATCTTACTCTAGAAGTTCATATACCTACTCCAAGTCAAGATCAGGTTCTTCCCGCTCCCGCTCCTACTCTCGATCATTTAGTCGTTCCCATTCTCGTTCCTACTCGCGATCTCCTCCGTATCCAAGAAGAGGCAAAGGGAAGAGTCGTAACTATCGTTCTAGGTCAAGGTCACATGGTTATCACCGTTCAAGGTCAAGGTCACCTCCATACAGAAGATACCATTCTCGATCAAGGTCTCCAGTATTTAGAGGCCAGTCTCCCACTAAACGGACTATACCgcaaggggaaggagaaagggagtaTTTTAACAGATACAGAGAAGTTCCACCATACGATATAAAAGCTTACTATGGCAGATCTGTTGACTTCAGAGAtccttttgaaaaggaaagataCAGAGAATGGGAAAGGAACTATAGAGAATGGTATGAAAAGTTCTACAAGGGCTATGCTGTTGGTGCTCAACCTCGACCTCCAGTAAATAGAGAGAACTTTTCTCCAGATAGGTTTGGTCCACCTGGAACCAGACGAGAGAATTCGCCATATGCTCGGGGACGTAGGGAGGATTATGCTGGTGGGCAGAGCCATAGAAATCGTAATATAGCTGGAAATTACCCTGAAAAACTTTCTGGAAGAGAGAGCCATGGTATAAAAGATCCTACAAAGTCAAAAGAGAAGGAGGTTGAAAATCCATTGGGAGATggcaaaggaaataaacataaaaaacaccggaagaggagaaaaggggatGAGAATGAAGGATTTCCCACTGCTGAGTTGTTAGACAGTGCAAGAAAACCAAGAGAACCAGGTACAGCAGAAGATGTTAAAACAGACTCTCTGTTCATGCTCCCAAGTAGAGATGATGCCACACCCGTGAGAGATGAACCTATGGAAGCAGATTCTATTGCTTTCAAACCAGTGTCcgaaaaggagaaaaaagagaaggataagccaaaagcaaaaatagaCAAGGCAAAACGGAAAGCAGAAGTGGCTGCTCCTCCTAAAAAAGACAATATAATAAAACCAGCTAAAGCTTCCCAAGAGAAGGTGGACGCCGATCGTGAAAAATCACCTCGAATAGAACCTCCTGTGAAAAAAGTGAAGGAAGAGTTGCCAAAGGCAGACAGTGTTAAAACGTCTTCCTCTCAAAAGGATGAGAAGGCTACTGGTACACCACGGAAAGTTCATCCAAAAGTGACAAAGGATCACCCGGAAACCAGACCAgccaaggaagaaaagacaaagaaggaCCATACAAAAGAAATCAAGTCAGAGAAACCCTCCAACAAAGAGGACAAGTCaaaaaaaactgttgaaaaagGCAAACCTTCTGatgcaaaagctgaaaaaagaaaaagaaaagcagatgaaaaggTTGATAAAGAACACGAAGCAACTTCGATAAAGGCCTCTAAACCAGAAAGTGCTGAATCAAAAACATCACCAAAGGGAAAAACTGAACCTGATggtgaaaaaggagagagaactCCAGAAAAGGATAAATCTGCTTTTCTTACCACTCCTGCAAAAAAGATTAAACTTAACCGAGAAACTGGCAAAAAGATTGTGAGTGGAGAAAATGTGCCACCTGTGAAAGAACCTGTCGAGAAAGCTGagccaagcagcagcaaagttaaacaagaaaaagtgaaaggaaaagcGAGAAGAAAAGTAACAGCAGCTGATGGATCTGGTTCAACTCTTGTAGATTATACCAG tacAAGTTCTACTGGAGGAAGCCCTGTTAGAAAGTCTGAAGAGAAGCCAGATACAAAACGAACTGTCATCAAGACAATGGAGGAGTATAATAATGATATAACTGCTCCTGCTGAAGATGTCATTATTATGATCCAGGTTCCTCAGTCGAAGTGGGATAAGGATGACTTTGAGTCTGAAGAGGAAGACATTAAATCTACCCAGCCTCCTTCAAACATAGGAAAACCTGCTAGTGTAGTAAAAAATGTGAGTAGTAAGCCTTCAAATCCTGTAAAACACAACGAAAAAGAGACTGAGCTTttggagaaaacacagaaaactacAAAAGAGTTGAGTTATGAAAGCTCCCAGCATGATGCAAAAAGTTCAAAAAGTTCGATGTcaaatgaaaaagggaaaaccaaAGAGCGAGATCATTCTCTGTCAGACAAGGATGCTTCTGAGAAGAGAAAGAGCAGTGTTCAGCCAGAAAAAGACCACTCAGAACGTGCAACTGaacaaggaaatggaaaaaatatttctcaatcTTCCAAAGATGGTAGATCTTCAGACAAACATGATTCTGGCCGTGGATCCACTGCTAAAGACTTTACTCCTAACCGAGACAAAAAATCTGACCATGATAGCAACAGAGAGCATTCTAGTTCCAAGCGTAGGGATGAAAAAAGTGAATTAGCAAGGAGAAAAGACTCCCCTTCTCGAAACAGAGAATCTACATCAGGACAAAAAAGTAAACCAAGAGATGAACGAGCAGAGTCCTCCAAAAAGGGCACTGGAGATTCCAAAAGGAGCAGCTACAGTCCTCCACGTGACCGAAAGCAGTCAGATCACAAAACTACTCATGATTCCAAGCGTTCATTAGAGGAGCACAAACCTCTAGATAAAAATTCAGgtaaggaaaaggagaaggagaaagaaaaggaaaaggagaaggagaaagaaaaggagaaggagaaggagaaagaaaaggagaaggagaaggagaaagagaaagaaaaggagaaggagaaggagaaagaaaaggagaaggagaaggagaaagaaaaggaaaaggaaaaagaaaaggaaaaggagaaggaaaaggagagggagaaagaaaaagaaaaggagaaggagagggagaaggaaaaggagaaggagagggagaaggaaaaggagaaggagaaggagaaggaaaaggagaaggagaaggagagggagaaagaaaaggagaaggagaaggaaaaggaaaaggagaaggaaaaggaaaaggaaaaggagagagaaagggagaaggagagagagaaggaaaaggagaaggagagagagaaagaaaaggagaaggaaaaggaaaaggagaaagaaaaggagaaggagagggagaaggaaaaggagaaggagagggagaaagaaaaggagaaggaggagaaagaaaaggagaaggacaAGCACGTGTCTGAAATAAAgagcaataaagaaaaagagttgGGTTGCAATAAGCCACCTTTGAGACAAGAATCACCAgatgcaaaaaatgaaaaagaaaacatgactgGACAAAACGATAAAACTGGTGTCAAGCCTAAGCCTCAGGTAAGCAACCCCTCACGGCTGTCTTCTGATCCAACTCGAGAAACTGATGAGGCTGCATTTGTACCAGACTACAATGAAAGTGACAGTGAAAGTAATGTATCTGCAAAAGATGAGGAAACTGTAGGAAAAAATTCTaaagaattgaaagaaaaagctgttgaTAAGGTTAAAGAGGATACAGCAGCACCTGCCACAGTTGACCAGCCTGAAGCAGGCAGAAGTCAAAGTCAAAGCAGCCCCAGTGTTAGCCGCAGTCGTAGTCAAAGCCCTTCAGAGAGTCAAACTCGAAgccacagcagcagtgccagctcAGGAGAGAGTcaagacagcaagaaaaagaaaaagaagaaagagaagaagaagcacaagaaacacaaaaaacataAGAAGCATAAGAAACACACTGGAAATGAATCAGAATTGGAGAAAAgccaaaaacacaaacacaagaagaaaaaatcaaagaagAGCAAAGATAAAGAGAAAGATGACCAAAAAGTTAAATCTGTCACTATATAG
- the RBBP6 gene encoding E3 ubiquitin-protein ligase RBBP6 isoform X4, with translation MSCVHYKFSSKLNYDTVTFDGLHISLCDLKRQIMAREKLKAADCDLQITNAQTKEEYTDDNALIPKNSSVIVRRIPIGGVKATSKTYVMTPKSHKILETAFRSRTEPVSGTSKAIDDSSASISLAQLTKTANLAEANASEEDKIKAMMSQSGHEYDPINYMKKPLGPPPPSYTCFRCGKPGHYIKNCPTNGDKNFESVPRIKKSTGIPRSFMMEVKDPNTKGAMLTNTGKYAIPTIDAEAYAIGKKEKPPFLPEDPSSSSEEDDPIPDELLCLICKDIMTDAVVIPCCGNSYCDECIRTALLESEEHTCPTCHQTDVSPDALIANKFLRQAVNNFKNETGYTKRLRKIQQQQQQQPPPPPPPPPPLMRQTITRNLQPLMRPTISRQQDPLMIPLASLSSHSAALAPGQPVAAALPVNPSSVIVSDLPPAVSLSLRAEKPDGPFHDADAVIPPALMTAAELSKSSPLSISSLLEEKGYQVPVLRQPALQSLLGPQGQSIPTTGHPMRAGTIRSAGGRPGWELEKKKSKLDEFTNDFAKELMEYKKIQKERRRSFSRSKSPYSASSYSRSSYTYSKSRSGSSRSRSYSRSFSRSHSRSYSRSPPYPRRGKGKSRNYRSRSRSHGYHRSRSRSPPYRRYHSRSRSPVFRGQSPTKRTIPQGEGEREYFNRYREVPPYDIKAYYGRSVDFRDPFEKERYREWERNYREWYEKFYKGYAVGAQPRPPVNRENFSPDRFGPPGTRRENSPYARGRREDYAGGQSHRNRNIAGNYPEKLSGRESHGIKDPTKSKEKEVENPLGDGKGNKHKKHRKRRKGDENEGFPTAELLDSARKPREPGTAEDVKTDSLFMLPSRDDATPVRDEPMEADSIAFKPVSEKEKKEKDKPKAKIDKAKRKAEVAAPPKKDNIIKPAKASQEKVDADREKSPRIEPPVKKVKEELPKADSVKTSSSQKDEKATGTPRKVHPKVTKDHPETRPAKEEKTKKDHTKEIKSEKPSNKEDKSKKTVEKGKPSDAKAEKRKRKADEKVDKEHEATSIKASKPESAESKTSPKGKTEPDGEKGERTPEKDKSAFLTTPAKKIKLNRETGKKIVSGENVPPVKEPVEKAEPSSSKVKQEKVKGKARRKVTAADGSGSTLVDYTSTSSTGGSPVRKSEEKPDTKRTVIKTMEEYNNDITAPAEDVIIMIQVPQSKWDKDDFESEEEDIKSTQPPSNIGKPASVVKNVSSKPSNPVKHNEKETELLEKTQKTTKELSYESSQHDAKSSKSSMSNEKGKTKERDHSLSDKDASEKRKSSVQPEKDHSERATEQGNGKNISQSSKDGRSSDKHDSGRGSTAKDFTPNRDKKSDHDSNREHSSSKRRDEKSELARRKDSPSRNRESTSGQKSKPRDERAESSKKGTGDSKRSSYSPPRDRKQSDHKTTHDSKRSLEEHKPLDKNSGKEKEKEKEKEKEKEKEKEKEKEKEKEKEKEKEKEKEKEKEKEKEKEKEKEKEKEKEKEKEKEKEREKEKEKEKEREKEKEKEREKEKEKEKEKEKEKEKEREKEKEKEKEKEKEKEKEKEKEREREKEREKEKEKEREKEKEKEKEKEKEKEKEREKEKEKEREKEKEKEEKEKEKDKHVSEIKSNKEKELGCNKPPLRQESPDAKNEKENMTGQNDKTGVKPKPQVSNPSRLSSDPTRETDEAAFVPDYNESDSESNVSAKDEETVGKNSKELKEKAVDKVKEDTAAPATVDQPEAGRSQSQSSPSVSRSRSQSPSESQTRSHSSSASSGESQDSKKKKKKKEKKKHKKHKKHKKHKKHTGNESELEKSQKHKHKKKKSKKSKDKEKDDQKVKSVTI, from the exons aatacaCAGACGATAATGCCCTGATTCCTAAGAACTCGTCAGTAATTGTTAGAAGAATCCCTATTGGAGGAGTTAAAGCTACCAGCAAAACATACGTTAT gACTCCTAAATCGCACAAAATCCTAGAAACTGCTTTCAG aaGTCGAACTGAACCAGTGAGTGGAACATCAAAAGCA attgatgactcttctgCATCTATTTCTCTGGCCCAGCTTACtaag ACTGCCAATCTGGCTGAAGCCAATGCTTCCgaagaagataaaataaaagctatgaTGTCACAGTCTGGCCATGAATATGATCCAATCAA TTACATGAAGAAACCCTTGGGTCCACCTCCACCATCATATACTTGCTTTCGTTGTGGAAAACCTGGCCACTATATCAAGAACTGCCCAACAAATGGG GACAAAAATTTTGAGTCCGTTCCCAGGATTAAAAAGAGCACAGGAATTCCCAGAAGTTTCATGATGGAAGTGAAAGATCCTAACACAAAGGGTGCTATGCTaacaaacactggaaaatatgCAATACCAACAATTGATGC ggAAGCTTATGCtataggaaagaaagagaagcctCCTTTCTTGCCAGAGgatccatcctcctcctctgaaGAAGATGATCCTATTCCAGATGAGTTGTTGTGTCTGATTTGTAAAGATATAATGACAGATGCGGTTGTTATTCCCTGCTGTGGAAACAGTTACTGTGATGAAT GTATCAGAACAGCATTACTGGAATCTGAGGAACATACATGCCCAACATGTCATCAAACAGATGTGTCTCCTGATGCTTTAATTGCCAACAAGTTCTTACGCCAG GCTGTGAACAACTTCAAAAATGAAACTGGCTACACCAAAAGACTCCGTAAGATtcagcagcaacaacagcagcagccgccaccaccgccaccacctccaccaccactgATGAGACAAACAATAACACGCAACCTGCAGCCTCTAATGAGGCCAACAATTTCCAGACAGCAAGATCCACTAATGATTCCATTAGCTTCTCTGTCTTCTCATTCTGCTGCTTTGGCCCCTGGTCAGCCTGTGGCAGCTGCGCTGCCAGTAAATCCGTCTTCTGTCATTGTCTCTGATCTCCCTCCAGCAGTGTCGCTGTCTCTCCGCGCTGAAAAGCCAGATGGACCTTTTCA tgatGCAGATGCTGTTATACCTCCTGCTCTGATGACCGCCGCTGAACTTTCTAAATCTTCCCCTCTGTCAATCAGCAGTTTGTTGGAAGAAAAg GGTTATCAGGTTCCTGTACTAAGACAACCAGCATTACAAAGTCTTCTGGGCCCACAAGGACAATCAATACCCACAACTG GTCATCCCATGAGAGCCGGTACAATTCGCTCGGCAGGCGGCAGGCCAGGTTGGGAACT ggaaaagaaaaagtccaaACTTGATGAGTTTACAAATGATTTTGCTAAGGAATTGATGGAATATAAAAAGATTCAAAAGGAGCGTAGGCGTTCGTTTTCCAG gtccAAGTCTCCCTATAGTGCTTCATCTTACTCTAGAAGTTCATATACCTACTCCAAGTCAAGATCAGGTTCTTCCCGCTCCCGCTCCTACTCTCGATCATTTAGTCGTTCCCATTCTCGTTCCTACTCGCGATCTCCTCCGTATCCAAGAAGAGGCAAAGGGAAGAGTCGTAACTATCGTTCTAGGTCAAGGTCACATGGTTATCACCGTTCAAGGTCAAGGTCACCTCCATACAGAAGATACCATTCTCGATCAAGGTCTCCAGTATTTAGAGGCCAGTCTCCCACTAAACGGACTATACCgcaaggggaaggagaaagggagtaTTTTAACAGATACAGAGAAGTTCCACCATACGATATAAAAGCTTACTATGGCAGATCTGTTGACTTCAGAGAtccttttgaaaaggaaagataCAGAGAATGGGAAAGGAACTATAGAGAATGGTATGAAAAGTTCTACAAGGGCTATGCTGTTGGTGCTCAACCTCGACCTCCAGTAAATAGAGAGAACTTTTCTCCAGATAGGTTTGGTCCACCTGGAACCAGACGAGAGAATTCGCCATATGCTCGGGGACGTAGGGAGGATTATGCTGGTGGGCAGAGCCATAGAAATCGTAATATAGCTGGAAATTACCCTGAAAAACTTTCTGGAAGAGAGAGCCATGGTATAAAAGATCCTACAAAGTCAAAAGAGAAGGAGGTTGAAAATCCATTGGGAGATggcaaaggaaataaacataaaaaacaccggaagaggagaaaaggggatGAGAATGAAGGATTTCCCACTGCTGAGTTGTTAGACAGTGCAAGAAAACCAAGAGAACCAGGTACAGCAGAAGATGTTAAAACAGACTCTCTGTTCATGCTCCCAAGTAGAGATGATGCCACACCCGTGAGAGATGAACCTATGGAAGCAGATTCTATTGCTTTCAAACCAGTGTCcgaaaaggagaaaaaagagaaggataagccaaaagcaaaaatagaCAAGGCAAAACGGAAAGCAGAAGTGGCTGCTCCTCCTAAAAAAGACAATATAATAAAACCAGCTAAAGCTTCCCAAGAGAAGGTGGACGCCGATCGTGAAAAATCACCTCGAATAGAACCTCCTGTGAAAAAAGTGAAGGAAGAGTTGCCAAAGGCAGACAGTGTTAAAACGTCTTCCTCTCAAAAGGATGAGAAGGCTACTGGTACACCACGGAAAGTTCATCCAAAAGTGACAAAGGATCACCCGGAAACCAGACCAgccaaggaagaaaagacaaagaaggaCCATACAAAAGAAATCAAGTCAGAGAAACCCTCCAACAAAGAGGACAAGTCaaaaaaaactgttgaaaaagGCAAACCTTCTGatgcaaaagctgaaaaaagaaaaagaaaagcagatgaaaaggTTGATAAAGAACACGAAGCAACTTCGATAAAGGCCTCTAAACCAGAAAGTGCTGAATCAAAAACATCACCAAAGGGAAAAACTGAACCTGATggtgaaaaaggagagagaactCCAGAAAAGGATAAATCTGCTTTTCTTACCACTCCTGCAAAAAAGATTAAACTTAACCGAGAAACTGGCAAAAAGATTGTGAGTGGAGAAAATGTGCCACCTGTGAAAGAACCTGTCGAGAAAGCTGagccaagcagcagcaaagttaaacaagaaaaagtgaaaggaaaagcGAGAAGAAAAGTAACAGCAGCTGATGGATCTGGTTCAACTCTTGTAGATTATACCAG tacAAGTTCTACTGGAGGAAGCCCTGTTAGAAAGTCTGAAGAGAAGCCAGATACAAAACGAACTGTCATCAAGACAATGGAGGAGTATAATAATGATATAACTGCTCCTGCTGAAGATGTCATTATTATGATCCAGGTTCCTCAGTCGAAGTGGGATAAGGATGACTTTGAGTCTGAAGAGGAAGACATTAAATCTACCCAGCCTCCTTCAAACATAGGAAAACCTGCTAGTGTAGTAAAAAATGTGAGTAGTAAGCCTTCAAATCCTGTAAAACACAACGAAAAAGAGACTGAGCTTttggagaaaacacagaaaactacAAAAGAGTTGAGTTATGAAAGCTCCCAGCATGATGCAAAAAGTTCAAAAAGTTCGATGTcaaatgaaaaagggaaaaccaaAGAGCGAGATCATTCTCTGTCAGACAAGGATGCTTCTGAGAAGAGAAAGAGCAGTGTTCAGCCAGAAAAAGACCACTCAGAACGTGCAACTGaacaaggaaatggaaaaaatatttctcaatcTTCCAAAGATGGTAGATCTTCAGACAAACATGATTCTGGCCGTGGATCCACTGCTAAAGACTTTACTCCTAACCGAGACAAAAAATCTGACCATGATAGCAACAGAGAGCATTCTAGTTCCAAGCGTAGGGATGAAAAAAGTGAATTAGCAAGGAGAAAAGACTCCCCTTCTCGAAACAGAGAATCTACATCAGGACAAAAAAGTAAACCAAGAGATGAACGAGCAGAGTCCTCCAAAAAGGGCACTGGAGATTCCAAAAGGAGCAGCTACAGTCCTCCACGTGACCGAAAGCAGTCAGATCACAAAACTACTCATGATTCCAAGCGTTCATTAGAGGAGCACAAACCTCTAGATAAAAATTCAGgtaaggaaaaggagaaggagaaagaaaaggaaaaggagaaggagaaagaaaaggagaaggagaaggagaaagaaaaggagaaggagaaggagaaagagaaagaaaaggagaaggagaaggagaaagaaaaggagaaggagaaggagaaagaaaaggaaaaggaaaaagaaaaggaaaaggagaaggaaaaggagagggagaaagaaaaagaaaaggagaaggagagggagaaggaaaaggagaaggagagggagaaggaaaaggagaaggagaaggagaaggaaaaggagaaggagaaggagagggagaaagaaaaggagaaggagaaggaaaaggaaaaggagaaggaaaaggaaaaggaaaaggagagagaaagggagaaggagagagagaaggaaaaggagaaggagagagagaaagaaaaggagaaggaaaaggaaaaggagaaagaaaaggagaaggagagggagaaggaaaaggagaaggagagggagaaagaaaaggagaaggaggagaaagaaaaggagaaggacaAGCACGTGTCTGAAATAAAgagcaataaagaaaaagagttgGGTTGCAATAAGCCACCTTTGAGACAAGAATCACCAgatgcaaaaaatgaaaaagaaaacatgactgGACAAAACGATAAAACTGGTGTCAAGCCTAAGCCTCAGGTAAGCAACCCCTCACGGCTGTCTTCTGATCCAACTCGAGAAACTGATGAGGCTGCATTTGTACCAGACTACAATGAAAGTGACAGTGAAAGTAATGTATCTGCAAAAGATGAGGAAACTGTAGGAAAAAATTCTaaagaattgaaagaaaaagctgttgaTAAGGTTAAAGAGGATACAGCAGCACCTGCCACAGTTGACCAGCCTGAAGCAGGCAGAAGTCAAAGTCAAAGCAGCCCCAGTGTTAGCCGCAGTCGTAGTCAAAGCCCTTCAGAGAGTCAAACTCGAAgccacagcagcagtgccagctcAGGAGAGAGTcaagacagcaagaaaaagaaaaagaagaaagagaagaagaagcacaagaaacacaaaaaacataAGAAGCATAAGAAACACACTGGAAATGAATCAGAATTGGAGAAAAgccaaaaacacaaacacaagaagaaaaaatcaaagaagAGCAAAGATAAAGAGAAAGATGACCAAAAAGTTAAATCTGTCACTATATAG